A section of the Myxocyprinus asiaticus isolate MX2 ecotype Aquarium Trade chromosome 22, UBuf_Myxa_2, whole genome shotgun sequence genome encodes:
- the gcna gene encoding germ cell nuclear acidic protein isoform X2: MDPVTTSLFQRVSEKLGWDRDGGLDVVEEKLRKCLKKSRRPALGSYDSSPSSGTDPAHRLLLSDSESSCKENQLISREEHINTNHVLLSSDDEDFDQFLAQKATPKPTLPKLSTSAARTPREPIPVLSSDSDDEFESFLNRVKTPKTKVRSQSVNGSDDSLKRFIVDSMSSDDDFITDKRKPSINKGNGKTSKTPKSLQKREKQPPSHCDSPVFLSDSDDDSNVVIMSTWRSRQSRPPSEEHHTTSKENEKPHVPPPAITVMTHTNRDDTCSSEEEFQSLLDRVRQNQNLGSRTNASPKPPLAPKPRPPCLSTPSAVGKKVGDKAPIKGLHTIHTPVQTPSSRPVSHTEPRAPANSRVVMCKTPGCFLQSLSGPGSSYCRSFKQNKEELTSKLYQLYNTSVFNNQMRKTAGYCISGQERGTGKRYARIELSVKVCDSADRLRDTLVHEMCHAATWLINNVRDGHGPFWRLYARKAMLAHPELPMVTRCHSYDINYKYQYQCNRCKNTIGRHSKSLDTSKFVCALCTGQLVLLTPSKPRGAAPFATFVKEHYSSARQELAGQSHAEVMRKLSADFSSKTRLSQS; encoded by the exons ATGGATCCCGTCACAACTTCCCTGTTTCAAAGAGTCTCTGAAAAACTGGGCTGGGACAGAGACGGGGGTCTTGATGTAGTCGAGGAGAag TTGAGAAAGTGCTTGAAGAAAAGCAGACGGCCAGCGCTGGGCAGTTATGACTCAAGTCCTTCCTCAGGCACAGATCCAGCTCACCGACTGCTGTTATCTGATAGTGAGAGCTCATGCAAAGAGAATCAGCTCATTTCTCGAGAGGAACACATTAACACAAATCATGTGCTTTTGAGTTCAGATGATGAGGACTTTGATCAGT TTCTTGCTCAAAAGGCTACACCAAAACCCACCCTTCCAAAACTGTCCACATCAGCTGCCAGAACACCAAG agAACCAATTCCTGTTCTGTCTTCAGATAGTGATGATGAGTTTGAGagct TTTTAAATCGAGTGAAAACCCCGAAGACTAAAGTCCGTTCACAGTCTGTGAATGGCAGTGATGACAG TTTGAAACGGTTCATAGTGGACAGCATGTCATCTGATGATGATTTTATCACAGACAAGAGGAAGCCGTCAATTAATAAAG GGAATGGCAAGACTTCTAAAACTCCTAAATCACTTCAGAAGAGGGAGAAACAGCCTCCATCTCACTGTGATTCTCCAGTGTTCCTGAGTGACAGTGATGATGACAGTAATGTTGTAATAATGAGCACATGGAGGAGCAGACAAAGCCGACCACCATCTGAGGAACATCACACCACTAGTAAAGAGAATGAGAAGCCTCATGTTCCTCCTCCAGCGATCACTGTAATGACACACACCAATCGAGATGATACATGCAGCTCTGAGGAAGAGTTCCAGTCCCTACTGGACCGAGTCAGACAGAATCAGAATCTGGGGAGCAGAACAAATGCGAGCCCAAAGCCTCCTCTGG CACCCAAACCACGTCCTCCCTGTTTGTCGACACCGTCTGCAGTGGGTAAAAAAGTGGGTGATAAGGCACCAATTAAAGGATTACACACAATCCACACCCCAGTGCAGACGCCTAGTAGCAGACCAGTGAGCCATACTGAGCCTAGAGCTCCAGCCAACAGCAG AGTGGTCATGTGTAAAACGCCTGGCTGTTTCCTACAGTCTCTGTCTGGACCCGGATCATCTTACTGCCGCAGCTTTAAACAGAACAAAGAGGAGCTCACCAGTAAACTCTACCAACTCTACAACACCAGTGTGTTTAACAATCAG ATGAGGAAGACAGCAGGATATTGCATCTCGGGTCAAGAGCGCGGCACTGGGAAACGATACGCCCGCATTGAGCTGTCTGTCAAAGTGTGTGACTCTGCAG ATCGGTTAAGGGATACATTAGTTCATGAAATGTGTCACGCTGCCACATGGCTCATAAACAACGTTCGTGATGGTCATGGGCCGTTCTGGAGGCTCTACGCCCGCAAAGCCATGCTGGCACATCCCGAGCTGCCTATGGTCACCCGTTGTCACAGTTATGACATTAACTACAAATACCAATATCAGTGTAACCGCTGTAAGAACAC GATCGGACGTCATTCTAAGTCACTGGATACCTCCAAGTTTGTGTGTGCTCTGTGCACCGGACAGCTGGTCTTACTGACTCCGTCAAAGCCGCGGGGAGCAGCACCCTTTGCCACCTTCGTAAAGGAGCATTACAGCTCTGCGAGACAAGAGCTGGCGGGCCAGAGTCACGCAGAGGTCATGCGCAAACTCAGTGCCGATTTTTCAAGCAAGACACGTCTTAGTCAAAGCTGA
- the cetn2 gene encoding uncharacterized protein cetn2, giving the protein MATSPKRPSLGAVAPRKKANPKPELTEEQKQEIREAFELFDTDGSGYIEVKELKVAMRALGFEPKKEEIRKMIAEVDKDATGKISFNDFLMVMTQKMAEKDSKEEILKAFRLFDDDETGKISFRNLKRVAKELGENLTDEELQEMIDEADRDGDGEVNQQEFLRIMKKTSLY; this is encoded by the exons ATG GCCACTAGTCCCAAAAGACCGTCACTGGGAGCAGTAGCCCCTCGTAAAAAAGCAAACCCAAAGCCTGAACTGACAGAGGAGCAAAAACAGGAGATCCGAGAGGCATTTGAGCTCTTTGACACTGATGGCTCTGGTTACATTGAAGTAAAGGAGTTAAAG GTGGCCATGCGAGCATTAGGCTTTGAGCCTAAAAAGGAGGAAATCAGGAAGATGATTGCAGAGGTGGATAAAGATGCTACTGGCAAGATCTCTTTCAATGATTTTCTGATGGTTATGACTCAAAAAATG GCTGAAAAGGACTCTAAGGAAGAAATTCTTAAAGCATTTCGGCTGTTTGACGATGATGAAACAGGAAAAATATCTTTCCGTAATCTAAAGAGAGTGGCCAAAGAACTGGGGGAGAATCTCACAGATGAAGAGCTACAG GAAATGATTGATGAAGCAGACAGAGATGGTGATGGGGAAGTTAACCAGCAAGAATTTCTTCGCATCATGAAGAAAACAAGTTTGTACTGA
- the gcna gene encoding germ cell nuclear acidic protein isoform X1, translated as MDPVTTSLFQRVSEKLGWDRDGGLDVVEEKLRKCLKKSRRPALGSYDSSPSSGTDPAHRLLLSDSESSCKENQLISREEHINTNHVLLSSDDEDFDQFLAQKATPKPTLPKLSTSAARTPREPIPVLSSDSDDEFESFLNRVKTPKTKVRSQSVNGSDDSLKRFIVDSMSSDDDFITDKRKPSINKGNGKTSKTPKSLQKREKQPPSHCDSPVFLSDSDDDSNVVIMSTWRSRQSRPPSEEHHTTSKENEKPHVPPPAITVMTHTNRDDTCSSEEEFQSLLDRVRQNQNLGSRTNASPKPPLAPKPRPPCLSTPSAVGKKVGDKAPIKGLHTIHTPVQTPSSRPVSHTEPRAPANSRVVMCKTPGCFLQSLSGPGSSYCRSFKQNKEELTSKLYQLYNTSVFNNQLPADMSVTWNKKMRKTAGYCISGQERGTGKRYARIELSVKVCDSADRLRDTLVHEMCHAATWLINNVRDGHGPFWRLYARKAMLAHPELPMVTRCHSYDINYKYQYQCNRCKNTIGRHSKSLDTSKFVCALCTGQLVLLTPSKPRGAAPFATFVKEHYSSARQELAGQSHAEVMRKLSADFSSKTRLSQS; from the exons ATGGATCCCGTCACAACTTCCCTGTTTCAAAGAGTCTCTGAAAAACTGGGCTGGGACAGAGACGGGGGTCTTGATGTAGTCGAGGAGAag TTGAGAAAGTGCTTGAAGAAAAGCAGACGGCCAGCGCTGGGCAGTTATGACTCAAGTCCTTCCTCAGGCACAGATCCAGCTCACCGACTGCTGTTATCTGATAGTGAGAGCTCATGCAAAGAGAATCAGCTCATTTCTCGAGAGGAACACATTAACACAAATCATGTGCTTTTGAGTTCAGATGATGAGGACTTTGATCAGT TTCTTGCTCAAAAGGCTACACCAAAACCCACCCTTCCAAAACTGTCCACATCAGCTGCCAGAACACCAAG agAACCAATTCCTGTTCTGTCTTCAGATAGTGATGATGAGTTTGAGagct TTTTAAATCGAGTGAAAACCCCGAAGACTAAAGTCCGTTCACAGTCTGTGAATGGCAGTGATGACAG TTTGAAACGGTTCATAGTGGACAGCATGTCATCTGATGATGATTTTATCACAGACAAGAGGAAGCCGTCAATTAATAAAG GGAATGGCAAGACTTCTAAAACTCCTAAATCACTTCAGAAGAGGGAGAAACAGCCTCCATCTCACTGTGATTCTCCAGTGTTCCTGAGTGACAGTGATGATGACAGTAATGTTGTAATAATGAGCACATGGAGGAGCAGACAAAGCCGACCACCATCTGAGGAACATCACACCACTAGTAAAGAGAATGAGAAGCCTCATGTTCCTCCTCCAGCGATCACTGTAATGACACACACCAATCGAGATGATACATGCAGCTCTGAGGAAGAGTTCCAGTCCCTACTGGACCGAGTCAGACAGAATCAGAATCTGGGGAGCAGAACAAATGCGAGCCCAAAGCCTCCTCTGG CACCCAAACCACGTCCTCCCTGTTTGTCGACACCGTCTGCAGTGGGTAAAAAAGTGGGTGATAAGGCACCAATTAAAGGATTACACACAATCCACACCCCAGTGCAGACGCCTAGTAGCAGACCAGTGAGCCATACTGAGCCTAGAGCTCCAGCCAACAGCAG AGTGGTCATGTGTAAAACGCCTGGCTGTTTCCTACAGTCTCTGTCTGGACCCGGATCATCTTACTGCCGCAGCTTTAAACAGAACAAAGAGGAGCTCACCAGTAAACTCTACCAACTCTACAACACCAGTGTGTTTAACAATCAG CTTCCCGCTGATATGTCTGTCACTTGGAATAAAAAGATGAGGAAGACAGCAGGATATTGCATCTCGGGTCAAGAGCGCGGCACTGGGAAACGATACGCCCGCATTGAGCTGTCTGTCAAAGTGTGTGACTCTGCAG ATCGGTTAAGGGATACATTAGTTCATGAAATGTGTCACGCTGCCACATGGCTCATAAACAACGTTCGTGATGGTCATGGGCCGTTCTGGAGGCTCTACGCCCGCAAAGCCATGCTGGCACATCCCGAGCTGCCTATGGTCACCCGTTGTCACAGTTATGACATTAACTACAAATACCAATATCAGTGTAACCGCTGTAAGAACAC GATCGGACGTCATTCTAAGTCACTGGATACCTCCAAGTTTGTGTGTGCTCTGTGCACCGGACAGCTGGTCTTACTGACTCCGTCAAAGCCGCGGGGAGCAGCACCCTTTGCCACCTTCGTAAAGGAGCATTACAGCTCTGCGAGACAAGAGCTGGCGGGCCAGAGTCACGCAGAGGTCATGCGCAAACTCAGTGCCGATTTTTCAAGCAAGACACGTCTTAGTCAAAGCTGA